The following proteins are co-located in the Bradyrhizobium sp. AZCC 2176 genome:
- a CDS encoding DEAD/DEAH box helicase family protein, giving the protein MTRLQLFQRATVDAAVSALSTGSRRFLVADEVGLGKTIVARAVAERLKPSGHSLNIFYLCPSLEIAAQNRDKFAALTGLTRTEQSAGADRLSLSLWSPPPSGNGFRVLSLTPETSLPCWKPGARTGRKQERSLIWNLIRRGYPDLVRDLRMLESNRGAKTPLFEASSDDVSPLASSFDQALRAIFNCDGGHLEPEMRSWLEWTKDPLEFVARCRSALVLAALSRKRTSPDLLILDEFHRYADLIVPSRGNLSKKSASIEQQRAGKILADRQRVHKILIDALLNGNGGRSPAVLLLSATPYKLSRLDGSQINPGQRYGSLIELVKFLYGPEGDSLARRVTESISAYHRALASREEVDQAKQRILLAKRQLEAIFKPVIARTERALALTDDQFVRCALPTSIESADIEVFRHLATSVAAVKNDRLRSWTTPLWSSVPYPAQTLHGYGVWKALLRARRRPRITIENSRARPAHPQFRQLSNSVVDAKLLQLPWLKPSLPWWTLEGAWAENQSRNCGKVLLFSKFRAVPTAVSALLSLPIDEASIGSKLRGVKVKTQSYLRPNVGLNHGLLAMFAPWPSLSAAIEPKKDPALGISSIVRDAAKQLRVWIEQRGIEIKNGPSRPTWKVAVALEIGGNSQIARELTRSLRIPALLSTLDVWSKTPQITQISTIEIERLAEFLLSAPGPIVARSLARHGVALKVRENLDEKIVQKAFDFCWTKLRTYLGQRYFERAVVGRSRKRYPQSLMMALTKGGFEAVLDEQLALLRTLGDKKGSELIVELGNGLLDRPGLVRLRRRGSDSPVRVHAAAPFSGGERRGGGHDRKDEKLRSDTLRRAFNSPFWPHVLSTTSIGQEGLDFHYWCDMIVHWDLPVGPVEFEQREGRVSRYSSLTVRRAFVAQHSPSVYKAASRNSPFIELFERAHLAPDDGIGLQKWWTPASEKPTSITFNMDFSVRARRLKRLQDDLMFYRLGIGQPDPEAFINFLKHIDASPDIARGLALNLSPSMTESLSVRREVQ; this is encoded by the coding sequence ATGACTAGGCTTCAGTTATTCCAGCGGGCAACCGTCGACGCCGCAGTGAGCGCGCTCTCAACGGGATCGCGCCGGTTTCTCGTTGCGGACGAAGTTGGCTTGGGAAAAACCATCGTGGCTCGGGCGGTCGCCGAACGCCTCAAGCCATCGGGTCATTCTCTAAACATCTTCTATCTTTGTCCGAGTTTGGAAATTGCCGCGCAGAATCGCGACAAGTTTGCGGCCCTTACCGGCCTGACCAGGACAGAGCAGTCCGCGGGAGCAGATCGGCTCTCGCTTTCTCTTTGGAGTCCGCCACCGAGTGGAAACGGGTTTCGTGTCCTTTCGTTGACCCCAGAGACAAGCTTGCCCTGCTGGAAGCCGGGCGCAAGAACTGGAAGGAAGCAGGAACGGTCGCTTATTTGGAACCTGATCAGGCGTGGCTATCCCGACCTTGTTCGCGACCTTCGAATGTTGGAGAGCAACCGAGGTGCTAAGACGCCACTGTTTGAGGCATCAAGCGACGATGTCTCTCCGCTTGCTTCTTCTTTTGATCAGGCTTTACGAGCGATATTCAATTGTGACGGAGGGCATCTCGAGCCCGAAATGCGATCGTGGCTCGAGTGGACAAAGGATCCGTTGGAGTTCGTGGCGCGATGCCGGAGTGCGCTGGTTCTTGCCGCGCTTAGCCGAAAGAGGACCTCTCCCGATCTGTTGATCCTAGATGAATTTCACCGCTACGCCGATCTCATCGTACCGAGCCGCGGTAACTTGTCTAAAAAGTCGGCGTCGATTGAGCAGCAGCGCGCTGGCAAAATCCTGGCGGATCGACAGCGGGTCCATAAGATTCTTATTGACGCTTTGTTAAATGGAAATGGCGGGCGTTCTCCAGCTGTCCTTCTGCTTTCGGCGACTCCCTACAAACTCAGCCGCCTTGACGGATCACAAATTAATCCAGGGCAGCGCTACGGGTCTCTGATAGAGCTCGTAAAGTTTCTCTATGGACCAGAAGGCGACAGCCTTGCGAGAAGGGTAACAGAATCCATAAGCGCATATCACAGAGCGCTCGCGAGCAGGGAGGAGGTCGACCAGGCCAAGCAACGCATTCTTCTGGCTAAACGGCAACTGGAAGCCATATTCAAACCTGTGATCGCGCGGACTGAGCGAGCTCTCGCACTAACGGACGATCAATTTGTCAGATGCGCGCTTCCAACTTCCATCGAGTCAGCGGATATCGAGGTCTTCAGACATCTCGCTACCTCAGTGGCTGCTGTTAAGAATGACCGCTTGCGCTCGTGGACTACTCCATTGTGGTCCTCCGTACCCTATCCAGCGCAAACCTTGCATGGTTACGGAGTGTGGAAGGCTCTTCTAAGAGCAAGGCGGCGACCTCGGATAACAATTGAGAACAGTAGGGCCCGGCCGGCACATCCGCAGTTTCGGCAGCTGAGCAACTCTGTTGTCGACGCTAAACTATTGCAGTTGCCGTGGTTGAAACCCTCGTTGCCATGGTGGACGCTGGAAGGAGCCTGGGCAGAAAATCAAAGCAGAAACTGCGGCAAGGTGCTCTTGTTCAGCAAATTTCGAGCGGTGCCAACAGCGGTCAGCGCTCTTCTTAGTCTGCCAATCGACGAAGCATCCATCGGCTCCAAGTTGCGAGGTGTTAAGGTCAAGACGCAGTCGTATCTGCGTCCGAATGTCGGACTCAATCATGGGTTACTGGCGATGTTCGCACCTTGGCCATCGCTATCGGCGGCTATAGAGCCGAAGAAGGACCCGGCCCTCGGAATATCCTCTATTGTCCGCGACGCGGCAAAGCAACTCAGAGTGTGGATCGAGCAACGAGGGATCGAGATCAAGAATGGTCCTTCCCGTCCGACGTGGAAGGTAGCGGTGGCTTTGGAAATTGGTGGGAACAGCCAGATAGCGCGGGAATTGACAAGGTCGCTTCGCATTCCGGCGCTACTAAGCACACTTGACGTGTGGTCTAAGACACCACAGATCACTCAAATTTCGACAATTGAAATTGAACGTTTGGCAGAATTCTTGCTGTCGGCGCCCGGTCCCATCGTGGCTCGTTCGTTAGCACGACATGGCGTCGCACTGAAAGTACGCGAGAACCTCGACGAAAAGATTGTTCAGAAAGCGTTTGATTTTTGCTGGACGAAATTGAGGACCTACTTGGGACAGCGCTATTTTGAGCGCGCGGTGGTGGGTAGGTCAAGGAAGCGCTATCCGCAGTCTCTTATGATGGCGCTTACGAAGGGAGGTTTCGAGGCGGTTCTCGATGAGCAGCTCGCATTGCTGCGGACTCTCGGTGACAAGAAGGGGAGCGAGCTCATTGTTGAATTGGGCAATGGCTTGTTGGATCGACCAGGGTTGGTCCGGCTTCGTCGTCGCGGATCGGATTCTCCTGTGCGCGTTCACGCTGCCGCTCCGTTCTCTGGAGGAGAACGAAGGGGTGGAGGGCACGATCGCAAGGATGAGAAATTGCGATCGGACACGCTACGTCGAGCGTTTAACTCGCCATTTTGGCCGCATGTACTCTCAACGACGTCTATTGGGCAGGAAGGACTAGATTTCCACTATTGGTGTGACATGATTGTTCATTGGGATCTTCCAGTCGGACCGGTCGAGTTTGAGCAGCGGGAAGGGAGGGTATCTCGCTACTCAAGCTTGACGGTACGTCGTGCCTTTGTCGCGCAGCACTCGCCATCAGTTTACAAAGCTGCCTCTAGGAATAGTCCGTTCATCGAGCTATTTGAGAGGGCACATTTGGCGCCCGATGACGGGATAGGGCTACAAAAGTGGTGGACGCCCGCCTCAGAGAAGCCGACCAGTATTACCTTCAATATGGATTTCAGTGTTCGTGCGCGGCGCCTGAAGAGATTGCAAGATGATTTGATGTTTTATCGTCTTGGCATCGGCCAGCCAGATCCGGAGGCGTTCATAAACTTCCTAAAACATATCGATGCCAGTCCGGACATAGCCCGGGGGCTTGCGCTGAACCTTTCTCCATCAATGACAGAGTCGCTCAGCGTTAGGCGGGAGGTTCAGTAA
- a CDS encoding phospholipase D family protein: MSFDQESSYSLFDVLKPDVDAVVTNAAVATYSLDLVTLLGLVLALGGKADEEFETGPVGLIDAFRKMSGRLKVLCQKSRIVVPKRHHAILIVLDGMIRQISTNQRMASWHPKFAFVRYLKEGKVTWRFWIGSRNLTGSRDLEAGLLLIGRLDGGRGGQMAGMADLIDGLLTPDDMPGAVIEELKEVRWQAPRGVKVVRIHWRQAGTVRPFLSEASRKRRTIAISPFVDREGISQALAFAGGDSIGILTTEESASKLTYPDEMDIRVMAPPEPLGLDSSETPVETAQAEFEDFVPARGLHAKLILQSRGTKAVLFIGSANLTRRGLNGPNAEVTAELELSDPKIQEALVNYFACQSRASLQDTEEPGHDPAQRALDEDVSDLANLEFRLDIGQSSAVLNVNGDLDEFLSRNLLTVELFSLPATKVHWPSNSRALVICQSELPIKSRTSFVVFEATSRSDPSVSRLWTQLVACSGFEPEIRDRAAIAAYVGVGRFKDWFRATLEGVVPAEAERWTGEPNPNTGSRPASAFDSGFSLEHVLTRWARNPQEFERRVPDVSSMIVAFREEIESGPPGAERETASRELAEIEKFWAAVTEALSAETL, translated from the coding sequence ATGAGTTTTGATCAGGAGAGTTCGTATTCGTTGTTTGATGTACTAAAGCCTGACGTTGACGCGGTGGTCACGAATGCTGCTGTGGCGACCTACTCGCTCGATTTAGTAACCCTCCTAGGACTAGTCCTAGCACTTGGAGGAAAGGCCGACGAAGAGTTCGAAACAGGACCAGTCGGATTGATCGATGCCTTTCGAAAGATGTCGGGTCGACTCAAGGTGCTTTGTCAAAAGAGCCGGATTGTCGTTCCGAAGAGACATCATGCAATCCTGATCGTCCTCGACGGAATGATACGACAAATTTCTACAAACCAAAGAATGGCATCTTGGCATCCAAAGTTTGCTTTCGTGAGATACTTGAAGGAGGGCAAGGTTACTTGGCGATTTTGGATCGGTAGTAGGAACTTGACGGGGTCTCGGGATCTCGAAGCGGGCTTGCTGCTGATAGGTAGGCTTGATGGTGGCCGGGGTGGCCAAATGGCAGGCATGGCAGACTTGATCGATGGACTGCTGACGCCGGACGACATGCCTGGCGCGGTGATCGAGGAATTGAAAGAAGTACGGTGGCAAGCGCCGAGGGGCGTAAAGGTTGTCAGGATCCATTGGCGTCAGGCAGGTACAGTAAGGCCGTTTCTTTCCGAGGCGTCTCGCAAACGCAGGACGATTGCCATAAGTCCTTTCGTAGACAGAGAGGGAATTTCCCAAGCGTTGGCGTTCGCCGGAGGCGACTCGATTGGGATTCTGACGACGGAGGAGTCAGCTAGTAAGCTTACATACCCCGATGAAATGGACATTCGGGTCATGGCGCCTCCGGAGCCGTTAGGGCTCGATTCCAGCGAAACACCGGTAGAAACGGCTCAGGCTGAATTTGAGGATTTCGTGCCGGCACGAGGCCTTCATGCGAAGCTCATCCTACAATCGCGAGGAACGAAGGCGGTTTTATTCATCGGGAGCGCAAATTTAACTCGGCGTGGTTTGAACGGACCGAATGCGGAAGTGACAGCCGAACTTGAACTAAGTGACCCCAAAATCCAAGAAGCGCTTGTCAACTACTTCGCATGCCAGTCGCGGGCAAGCTTGCAAGATACCGAAGAACCGGGTCACGACCCTGCGCAGAGGGCCCTCGATGAGGATGTTAGTGATTTGGCCAACTTGGAATTCCGATTGGACATCGGCCAGTCGAGCGCTGTTCTAAACGTTAATGGCGATCTCGATGAATTTCTTTCCCGTAACCTGCTTACTGTTGAGCTATTCTCGCTGCCTGCTACCAAGGTGCACTGGCCGTCCAATTCGCGCGCACTGGTGATTTGCCAGAGCGAGTTACCGATCAAGAGTCGAACGTCATTTGTGGTATTCGAAGCGACGTCGAGGTCGGACCCCAGCGTAAGTCGACTCTGGACGCAACTGGTCGCGTGTTCAGGGTTTGAGCCTGAGATCCGCGATAGAGCCGCCATCGCGGCATACGTCGGGGTTGGCAGATTCAAGGATTGGTTCCGTGCAACCCTAGAAGGTGTTGTTCCTGCCGAGGCCGAGAGATGGACTGGAGAGCCAAATCCAAACACTGGCAGTCGTCCCGCAAGTGCTTTCGATAGTGGTTTTTCCCTCGAGCATGTGTTGACGCGCTGGGCTCGAAATCCCCAGGAATTTGAACGTCGCGTACCAGATGTAAGCTCGATGATTGTGGCGTTCAGAGAAGAAATTGAGTCGGGTCCCCCAGGCGCAGAGCGGGAGACAGCGAGCAGGGAGCTCGCGGAAATTGAGAAATTCTGGGCGGCCGTAACCGAAGCGCTATCAGCCGAGACGTTATGA
- a CDS encoding DUF6361 family protein → MARLVVPNLGWVVLSEADRAVAERRLSASAAEGTRDELGFGPIHFAYANRFFPGTSVQQTRLRYIWFICWAYDELLRSHRSQAFPVEALRKIEVRTGKKLLLNFNNPYRSGIIGWTRFKVGAEPVLMPSGIYWSALKLWGLLRRRENTTQAPGQAELHAHWIDWSSAKRKDELAHEDHEPIFVDLPPQPDGWTKGNSQLSFQLTSQESKLIKDRWRSAIEVSAASEPLMSKIARAGIVPKSMWSARVSGLASADDKEALERARKAASLVCIGRALYAAMIEELKNADVRGSQSSKIHMDFLEKLRLEHRTHALSLDLKELEFDLRQADRLQQIDKQLIDLLREVQEWSYVGGGFDQLKPLFLQREISLKNSRAMLAPAAAKRRELWTVSDPAQPLNYRWPIVSTFLKDLSA, encoded by the coding sequence ATGGCTCGTTTGGTCGTACCGAATCTCGGATGGGTCGTTCTCTCGGAGGCTGATCGTGCCGTCGCCGAACGGAGGCTCTCTGCCAGCGCCGCTGAAGGAACGCGTGATGAGTTGGGGTTTGGGCCAATACACTTTGCCTACGCGAATCGATTCTTCCCCGGAACGTCGGTTCAGCAAACTCGACTCCGATACATTTGGTTTATTTGCTGGGCTTACGATGAGCTTCTGCGGTCTCACCGGTCGCAAGCCTTTCCTGTTGAGGCACTTCGCAAAATAGAAGTTCGGACTGGCAAGAAGCTTTTACTCAATTTCAACAATCCCTACCGCTCCGGCATAATTGGATGGACGCGGTTCAAAGTGGGTGCTGAACCTGTCTTGATGCCGAGCGGCATTTACTGGAGCGCCCTGAAGCTTTGGGGTCTGCTTCGTCGTCGGGAAAATACGACGCAGGCGCCTGGTCAGGCAGAGCTGCATGCGCACTGGATAGATTGGTCAAGCGCAAAGCGAAAGGATGAGCTCGCCCATGAAGATCATGAGCCCATCTTCGTTGACCTGCCTCCGCAGCCCGACGGGTGGACTAAGGGAAACTCCCAGTTGTCGTTCCAGCTCACGTCCCAAGAATCAAAGCTCATCAAGGACAGATGGAGGTCTGCGATCGAAGTGTCGGCGGCGTCAGAACCTCTGATGTCGAAGATCGCCCGCGCTGGCATCGTGCCAAAGAGCATGTGGAGTGCAAGAGTGTCCGGCTTGGCCTCGGCTGACGACAAGGAGGCGTTGGAGCGGGCCCGAAAGGCAGCTTCTTTGGTCTGCATTGGGCGAGCGCTCTATGCTGCAATGATCGAAGAACTAAAAAATGCGGATGTAAGAGGAAGCCAAAGCTCCAAGATCCACATGGACTTCCTTGAAAAGCTGCGGCTCGAGCACCGGACGCATGCCCTATCCCTCGATCTTAAGGAGCTGGAATTTGACCTACGTCAAGCGGACCGACTACAGCAAATTGACAAACAGCTCATCGACTTGCTCCGAGAAGTCCAAGAATGGTCCTACGTCGGGGGAGGCTTCGATCAGCTCAAGCCGCTATTTTTGCAACGCGAGATCAGCCTGAAGAATTCGCGAGCAATGCTCGCACCGGCGGCGGCAAAAAGGCGGGAGCTTTGGACAGTTAGCGACCCTGCTCAACCGCTCAATTATCGTTGGCCAATTGTAAGTACGTTCCTGAAAGACCTGTCGGCATGA
- a CDS encoding TM0106 family RecB-like putative nuclease, with translation MQENGAAIVFSAGDLVGHLNCRYLTHLDLKVAQGELAKPKLRHDPTLDALVERGKTHEQGFVDHLTKQGGTVTVIAGVGIDHASVAQTRQAMVRGDAVIVQAALRDGLWSGRADVLRRIETPSGLGAWSYEVTDAKLARETKGNTVLQLSLYSDLLATMQQKVPESAHVVTPGTEYLPEAYRVADFAAFYRRIRRSLETFAAVPPHDSLYPDPIEHCEVCRWREPCASRRRADDHLSLVAGIAKTQIEELVRRGVGTMAALARLPIPLQWRPDRGTAPSYERVREQARLQVEGRSAGQLLHEALPLVAEFGLFRLPEPSPGDIFFDFEGDPFVDGGGLEFLFGYLYAKDDGSDAYVGDWVTTRQHERAAFERFIDFVTERRAKHPGLHIYHFAPYEPAALKRLMGRYATREDEVDNLLRAGVFVDLYAIVRQSVRASVESYSIKKLEPLYQFDRTVPLIDVGGAMARVQACLELLDADGIDPGDQAAITGYNRDDCASTRALRDWLEGLRDGLIAQGKMIDRPHPKAAEIGEDLSAWKRRVAGLAARLTSDVPDDVTERSTEQQARWLLAHLLDFFGRENKAVWWEYFRLSDLSAEDLLHERAGLGGLAFLGGVGGTVKAPIHRYRFTIQETDVRADDDLKSVGGDKFGSVVAISNDDRTVDVKKRQDTANLHPEAVFAHKLVNNQVLAESVFRIGEHVANHGIIGPGAYRAARDLLLKVAPRLRGQALQQAGEPSLTTAMRAALSLDQSAFPVQGPPGAGKTHAGARMICALVRDKRTVGITANSHKVIRHLLNKSLEAAAEEQLAIQCIQKVSDEPASLPRLQLTTKNSEFIDGLGNGSQVGGATSWFWARPDAAGTVDVLFVDEAAQMSLANVLAVSQAAESIALLGDPRQLEQPIQGSHPDGVAVSALDHVLGEHATIDTSRGLFLEETWRLHPDICAFTSELFYEARLRSRAGLERQEIRSSSRVNGAGLRYLAVQHEGNQNSSPEEADEIKELVDEILSSKASWVDGAGKEAAIGLQDILIIAPYNAQVFELQERLPGARIGTVDKFQGQEAPIAIYSMATSSHNDAPRGMEFLYSANRLNVATSRAKCLCIMVACPRLFEVDCRTPRQMQLANAFCRYLELADPL, from the coding sequence ATGCAAGAGAACGGCGCGGCAATCGTCTTCAGCGCTGGCGACCTGGTTGGGCATCTGAATTGTCGTTACCTCACACATCTCGACCTCAAGGTCGCCCAAGGCGAACTGGCCAAGCCAAAGCTCCGCCATGACCCGACCCTCGATGCCCTGGTGGAGCGCGGCAAAACCCATGAGCAGGGTTTTGTCGACCATCTCACCAAGCAGGGCGGGACCGTCACCGTCATTGCCGGCGTTGGCATCGATCACGCCTCGGTGGCCCAAACGCGGCAGGCGATGGTGCGCGGCGACGCGGTGATCGTTCAGGCGGCGTTACGGGATGGGCTTTGGAGCGGTCGCGCCGACGTGTTACGGCGGATCGAGACACCAAGCGGTTTGGGCGCCTGGTCATACGAGGTTACCGACGCCAAGTTGGCCCGCGAGACCAAGGGTAACACGGTCCTGCAGCTCAGCCTCTACTCGGACCTATTGGCGACCATGCAGCAGAAGGTCCCGGAGTCGGCCCATGTCGTGACGCCCGGGACGGAGTACCTGCCGGAGGCCTATCGCGTGGCCGATTTTGCGGCGTTCTACCGGCGCATCAGGCGAAGCTTGGAGACCTTTGCGGCTGTGCCCCCGCATGACAGCCTCTATCCCGACCCGATCGAGCACTGCGAGGTCTGTCGATGGCGCGAGCCCTGTGCTTCGAGGCGGCGCGCCGACGATCACCTGTCGCTTGTCGCAGGGATAGCCAAGACCCAGATTGAGGAACTGGTCCGGCGAGGTGTGGGCACAATGGCCGCCCTGGCCAGACTGCCTATCCCACTGCAATGGCGGCCTGATCGGGGGACTGCGCCAAGCTACGAGAGGGTGCGCGAGCAGGCGAGACTCCAGGTCGAGGGGCGCAGCGCGGGCCAGCTGCTTCACGAGGCGCTGCCGCTAGTCGCGGAATTTGGCTTGTTTCGGCTGCCTGAGCCGTCGCCCGGCGACATCTTTTTCGATTTCGAGGGCGATCCGTTCGTGGACGGCGGTGGGCTCGAGTTCCTGTTCGGCTATCTCTATGCCAAGGACGACGGCTCGGACGCTTATGTCGGCGACTGGGTTACTACACGACAACACGAACGCGCCGCGTTTGAGCGCTTCATCGACTTCGTCACGGAGCGGCGGGCCAAGCACCCCGGCTTGCACATCTATCACTTCGCGCCCTATGAGCCGGCCGCGTTGAAGCGTCTGATGGGGCGGTACGCCACGCGAGAGGACGAGGTCGATAACCTGCTTCGGGCGGGCGTGTTCGTGGACTTGTACGCCATTGTCCGGCAGAGCGTCCGCGCGAGCGTCGAGAGTTATTCGATCAAGAAACTGGAGCCGCTGTACCAATTTGATCGCACGGTCCCGCTGATCGATGTCGGCGGTGCCATGGCACGGGTGCAGGCCTGCCTCGAATTGCTCGACGCCGATGGAATTGACCCGGGCGACCAGGCGGCCATTACCGGCTACAACCGCGACGACTGTGCCTCGACGCGCGCCTTGCGGGACTGGCTTGAGGGATTGCGGGACGGGCTGATCGCTCAAGGCAAGATGATCGATCGGCCGCATCCGAAAGCGGCTGAAATTGGCGAAGATCTCAGTGCTTGGAAACGCAGGGTTGCCGGACTTGCGGCGCGGTTGACCAGCGACGTCCCCGACGACGTGACTGAACGCAGCACGGAGCAGCAAGCGCGCTGGTTACTGGCTCATTTGCTCGATTTCTTCGGCCGCGAGAACAAGGCGGTTTGGTGGGAGTACTTCCGGCTGAGCGACTTGTCGGCCGAGGATCTATTGCATGAGCGCGCGGGCTTGGGAGGGCTGGCCTTTCTCGGCGGAGTTGGTGGAACGGTGAAGGCCCCAATCCACCGGTACAGATTCACGATCCAAGAAACCGATGTTCGTGCCGATGATGATTTGAAATCTGTTGGGGGGGACAAGTTTGGCAGCGTCGTCGCGATTTCCAATGACGACAGAACCGTCGACGTGAAAAAGCGCCAGGACACCGCGAATCTTCATCCCGAGGCCGTGTTCGCGCACAAGCTCGTCAACAATCAGGTTCTTGCCGAATCCGTGTTCCGGATCGGCGAGCATGTGGCGAATCACGGGATCATTGGGCCGGGCGCCTATCGTGCCGCTCGGGACTTGCTGCTCAAAGTCGCTCCACGCCTTCGCGGTCAGGCGTTGCAGCAAGCTGGCGAGCCATCGCTGACAACTGCGATGCGCGCGGCGCTCTCACTTGATCAGAGCGCATTTCCGGTACAGGGGCCGCCGGGAGCTGGCAAAACCCATGCAGGTGCGCGTATGATCTGTGCGCTTGTGCGCGACAAGCGGACGGTTGGTATCACAGCTAACAGTCACAAGGTCATTCGCCATCTGCTCAACAAATCCCTGGAAGCGGCCGCCGAAGAGCAATTGGCTATTCAGTGCATACAAAAGGTCTCGGACGAGCCCGCCTCTTTGCCGCGGCTTCAACTGACGACTAAAAATTCGGAATTCATTGACGGGCTCGGGAATGGCAGCCAAGTGGGCGGCGCGACCAGCTGGTTTTGGGCACGTCCAGACGCTGCAGGCACCGTGGATGTTTTGTTCGTGGACGAAGCGGCGCAAATGTCACTTGCGAATGTACTGGCCGTGTCGCAAGCGGCCGAAAGTATCGCCCTTCTAGGGGATCCAAGGCAGCTTGAGCAGCCGATACAGGGAAGTCATCCGGATGGCGTAGCAGTGTCGGCGCTTGACCACGTCCTAGGCGAGCACGCAACCATCGACACAAGTCGCGGACTCTTTCTTGAGGAGACCTGGCGCTTGCACCCCGACATCTGCGCCTTCACGTCTGAACTCTTCTATGAGGCTCGACTTCGCTCGCGCGCTGGATTGGAGCGGCAGGAGATAAGGTCTTCGAGTCGCGTAAACGGCGCCGGCCTTCGTTATCTTGCCGTACAGCACGAGGGTAACCAGAATTCCTCTCCCGAAGAGGCGGACGAGATCAAAGAGCTTGTCGATGAAATCCTCAGCAGCAAGGCAAGCTGGGTTGATGGCGCGGGGAAGGAGGCTGCCATTGGGCTGCAGGATATCCTAATCATCGCTCCCTACAACGCGCAGGTCTTCGAACTTCAAGAGCGATTGCCGGGCGCACGCATCGGCACCGTCGACAAGTTTCAAGGACAGGAGGCGCCAATCGCTATCTATTCGATGGCAACATCGAGTCATAACGACGCACCGCGCGGGATGGAGTTTCTCTATAGCGCGAACCGTCTGAACGTGGCCACTTCGCGCGCAAAATGCCTTTGCATCATGGTTGCCTGTCCGCGGCTATTTGAAGTCGACTGCCGAACGCCGCGCCAAATGCAACTGGCGAACGCGTTTTGCCGATATTTGGAATTGGCGGATCCGCTCTAG
- a CDS encoding DUF6538 domain-containing protein, producing MTSLGTPKRHPESGIFWFRKRVPDRLREVVGKSEIKHSLRTRDLGIARIRYLEAALQIERDWVRLTNPLIDTATVCTPIPVQALAVEPIVDITSSSLISSAEPVASKAGLSVRSIFKSYAAEAQLAPATVKRWTPVVERLITHLGHDEATSISRADIVAWKNALLVEDMSNVTIRDVYLAAIKATLQFAVDQDMLSENPAAGIRVRVKDTLHERDKGFSGEEARIILAATLRPPSDKISVEMAAARRWVPWICAYTGARVNEITPLTGRDFLQRDGIPMLRIRAETNKTRKFREVPLYSHLVDQGLLKFAKSRGARPLFYDPRRSRGGSHANPHYKKVGERLAEWVRSLGIDERVAPNHGWRHRFSSLARVLSIPEDVRNILQGHAGAKVSDRYGETWPLVALREIEKLPRYVV from the coding sequence ATGACCTCATTAGGCACCCCGAAACGGCACCCTGAAAGCGGAATTTTCTGGTTCAGGAAACGTGTTCCCGATCGGTTGAGGGAAGTGGTTGGAAAGAGCGAGATCAAACACTCGTTGAGGACGCGAGACCTTGGCATTGCACGCATTCGGTATCTCGAAGCTGCGTTACAGATCGAGCGTGATTGGGTCCGGCTTACTAATCCACTCATCGATACAGCAACGGTGTGCACGCCCATCCCGGTACAAGCCCTCGCTGTTGAACCAATCGTCGACATCACATCTTCATCCTTGATCTCGTCGGCAGAGCCGGTCGCGTCGAAGGCAGGATTGTCGGTCCGCTCAATATTCAAGTCCTACGCCGCCGAAGCTCAGCTTGCTCCCGCTACCGTGAAGCGCTGGACGCCTGTCGTGGAACGCTTGATTACTCATCTCGGCCACGATGAGGCGACGAGCATCTCGCGAGCCGATATCGTCGCATGGAAGAACGCTCTTCTAGTCGAAGACATGTCAAACGTTACCATTCGAGATGTCTATCTCGCGGCCATAAAGGCGACCCTGCAATTCGCAGTCGACCAAGATATGCTGAGCGAAAATCCAGCCGCTGGCATTCGCGTGCGCGTCAAGGACACTCTGCACGAACGAGACAAAGGCTTCAGTGGCGAAGAAGCAAGGATAATCCTGGCCGCGACGCTGCGGCCGCCCTCCGATAAGATCAGCGTCGAGATGGCTGCCGCGCGTCGGTGGGTCCCGTGGATCTGCGCCTACACGGGGGCGAGGGTGAACGAAATTACGCCCCTCACTGGACGTGATTTTCTGCAGCGGGACGGCATCCCAATGCTGCGCATACGAGCCGAAACCAACAAGACGCGGAAGTTCCGCGAAGTGCCGCTATATAGCCACTTGGTTGATCAAGGCTTGCTTAAGTTCGCGAAGTCGAGGGGAGCGCGGCCTCTGTTTTATGATCCGCGCCGCAGCCGTGGCGGCAGCCATGCGAACCCTCACTACAAGAAGGTGGGCGAACGGCTCGCTGAATGGGTGCGTTCACTGGGGATCGACGAGCGTGTGGCGCCGAACCATGGCTGGCGGCATCGATTTTCATCGCTCGCTCGTGTTCTATCGATACCCGAGGATGTACGAAATATTCTGCAGGGCCATGCGGGCGCAAAGGTCAGCGATCGCTACGGCGAAACATGGCCCCTTGTTGCCCTTCGCGAGATCGAGAAATTGCCAAGGTACGTAGTGTAG